One genomic window of Microbacterium sp. BH-3-3-3 includes the following:
- a CDS encoding SDR family NAD(P)-dependent oxidoreductase, with protein sequence MPRDVATDSALDAGAAASIDPTELEIALRVIDAAASLDPEDPAYIALRRQTGKLYKDVKRQSRREKRQRIADADRAVVAATATGAADRIDDETRGIPLATRATTPFAGELIKARACYICKEDYTLVDAFYHQLCPDCAAMSHAKRDARTDLTGKRALLTGGRAKIGMYIALRLLRDGAHTTITTRFPRDAVRRFSSLPDSADWIHRLKVVGIDLRDPAQVIGLAESVASAGPLDILINNAAQTVRRSPGAYKPLVDAELAPLPDGPLPELLTFGHTNDAHPLALAQSVSSHPILAAAARTADELTAEAMAAGSSSLDRLAAGTAIDAGGLVPDEDRINSWTQHVDQVEPLEMLEVQLANMTAPFLLVSRLRPAMAASTAERKYIVNVSAMEGVFGRGYKGPGHPHTNMAKAALNMLTRTSAREMFESDRILMTAVDTGWITDERPHFTKVRLAEEGFHAPLDLVDGAARVYDPIVRGEAGEDLFGIFLKDYRKSSW encoded by the coding sequence GTGCCGCGCGACGTGGCGACCGACTCGGCCCTCGACGCCGGGGCCGCGGCATCCATCGATCCGACCGAGCTCGAGATCGCGCTGCGCGTCATTGACGCCGCCGCATCCCTCGACCCCGAAGACCCCGCGTACATCGCCCTGCGCCGCCAGACCGGAAAGCTCTACAAAGACGTCAAGCGCCAGTCGCGCCGTGAGAAGCGTCAGCGCATCGCCGATGCCGACCGCGCGGTCGTGGCCGCGACCGCGACGGGGGCCGCCGACCGCATCGACGACGAGACGCGCGGCATTCCGCTGGCGACCCGCGCGACCACACCGTTCGCGGGCGAGCTGATCAAGGCGCGCGCCTGCTACATCTGCAAAGAGGACTACACCCTCGTCGACGCGTTCTACCACCAGCTCTGCCCCGACTGCGCGGCCATGAGCCACGCCAAGCGCGACGCCCGCACCGACCTCACCGGCAAGCGCGCGCTGCTCACCGGCGGTCGCGCGAAGATCGGCATGTACATCGCGCTGCGCCTGCTGCGCGACGGCGCGCACACGACCATCACCACGCGCTTCCCGCGCGATGCGGTGCGGCGCTTCTCGTCGCTGCCCGACAGCGCCGACTGGATCCACCGGCTCAAGGTCGTCGGCATCGACCTGCGCGACCCCGCCCAGGTGATCGGACTCGCCGAGTCCGTGGCATCCGCGGGTCCGCTCGACATCCTCATCAACAACGCCGCGCAGACCGTGCGGCGCTCGCCGGGGGCATACAAACCCCTGGTGGATGCCGAACTGGCACCGCTTCCCGATGGCCCGCTGCCCGAGCTGCTCACCTTCGGCCACACCAACGATGCCCACCCGCTCGCGCTCGCGCAGTCGGTGTCGTCGCATCCGATCCTCGCGGCCGCCGCCCGCACCGCCGACGAGCTCACCGCCGAGGCGATGGCCGCGGGCTCCTCGTCGCTCGACCGTCTGGCCGCGGGCACCGCGATCGACGCGGGCGGCCTCGTGCCCGACGAGGACCGCATCAACAGCTGGACGCAGCACGTCGACCAGGTCGAGCCGCTCGAGATGCTCGAGGTGCAGCTGGCCAACATGACCGCGCCGTTCCTGCTCGTCAGCCGCCTGCGCCCGGCCATGGCCGCCTCGACCGCTGAGCGCAAGTACATCGTCAACGTCTCGGCGATGGAGGGCGTGTTCGGCCGCGGATACAAGGGCCCCGGCCACCCGCACACCAACATGGCCAAGGCCGCGCTGAACATGCTCACCCGCACGAGCGCGCGCGAGATGTTCGAGAGCGACCGCATCCTCATGACGGCCGTCGACACCGGCTGGATCACCGACGAGCGCCCGCACTTCACCAAGGTGCGACTCGCCGAGGAGGGCTTCCACGCCCCGCTCGACCTCGTCGACGGCGCCGCCCGTGTGTACGACCCGATCGTGCGCGGCGAGGCCGGCGAGGACCTGTTCGGCATCTTCTTGAAGGATTACCGCAAGAGCTCGTGGTGA
- a CDS encoding NUDIX domain-containing protein → MIPDATPPRRIHVSAAVITDADGRLLVVRKAGTTAFMQPGGKPDPGETPAETLARELAEEIGVRVSPDTLEPLGSFTASAANEPGFEVVAEVFRVDIGDQQPVPDAEIAELRWVTAATASGLEIAPLAREFFLPA, encoded by the coding sequence GTGATCCCGGATGCCACTCCCCCGCGCCGTATCCACGTCTCGGCCGCGGTCATCACCGACGCCGATGGCCGCTTGCTCGTCGTGCGCAAGGCCGGCACGACGGCGTTCATGCAGCCCGGCGGCAAGCCCGACCCCGGCGAGACGCCGGCCGAGACGCTCGCCCGCGAGCTGGCTGAAGAGATCGGCGTGCGCGTCTCGCCCGACACGCTCGAGCCGCTCGGCTCCTTCACCGCGAGCGCCGCGAACGAGCCGGGCTTCGAGGTCGTGGCCGAGGTGTTCCGCGTCGACATCGGCGACCAGCAGCCGGTCCCGGATGCCGAGATCGCCGAACTCCGCTGGGTCACCGCCGCAACGGCATCCGGGCTCGAGATCGCCCCCCTCGCCCGCGAGTTCTTCCTGCCCGCCTGA
- a CDS encoding FtsX-like permease family protein, with translation MSAVVPLTRLLSRPARQGRAAIALPVVAFAVTTALLLVVAGGARMFLVDPRTADEGGFYGILAVLALVLLAVPLVTLGAAAARLTSRRRNDRLATLRLLGASGRELWSLTVLEATVIAAAGAVAGVVLYGALLPLVGLLPFFGGPVGIAAVAVDPLLGAAVLTAVVLIGAVSAAASLRRVTVTPLGVRTRSEAPPKKTAAFVTGGILIVGVVALVSNFSVVGELVGPAVSVAVLLALFAGALGLLNLIGAPIIAARGRAMARRARTAAQLVAGRELAAHAGPAWRRVSGMALVSFIAVVAGSGLAIADVASEAGPLMADIRTGVLVTLGIAFVLLACAVGVTQAASVLEERELIVGLDRLGIPDAELRRARRLTVMVPLRWAAVGGASLGLMLAAPVVGISLLVAPLAVLTIVLTFAAGFALVAAALASTRPIVNGIRRSAA, from the coding sequence ATGAGCGCCGTCGTCCCCCTCACCCGCCTGCTGTCGCGTCCCGCCCGGCAGGGTCGCGCGGCGATCGCCCTGCCCGTCGTGGCGTTCGCCGTCACCACCGCGTTGCTGCTGGTGGTCGCCGGGGGCGCGCGCATGTTCCTCGTCGACCCGCGCACGGCGGACGAGGGCGGCTTCTACGGCATCCTGGCCGTGCTCGCCCTGGTGCTGCTGGCCGTCCCCCTCGTCACGCTGGGAGCCGCGGCCGCGCGCCTGACCAGCCGCCGGCGCAACGACCGTCTCGCGACCCTGCGGCTGCTCGGCGCGAGCGGACGTGAGCTGTGGTCGCTGACGGTGCTCGAGGCGACGGTCATCGCCGCGGCAGGAGCCGTCGCCGGTGTCGTCCTCTACGGTGCGCTTCTGCCGCTGGTGGGTCTGCTGCCGTTCTTCGGCGGGCCCGTGGGCATCGCCGCCGTCGCCGTCGACCCGCTGCTCGGCGCCGCCGTGCTCACCGCGGTCGTGCTGATCGGCGCGGTGAGCGCGGCGGCGAGCCTGCGCCGCGTGACCGTGACCCCGCTGGGGGTGCGCACCCGCAGCGAGGCCCCGCCGAAGAAGACTGCGGCGTTCGTCACCGGCGGCATCCTGATCGTGGGCGTCGTGGCGCTGGTGTCGAACTTCAGCGTCGTGGGCGAGCTGGTCGGTCCCGCCGTGAGCGTCGCCGTGCTGCTCGCCCTGTTCGCGGGAGCGCTGGGTCTGCTCAATCTCATCGGCGCCCCGATCATCGCCGCCCGCGGGCGCGCGATGGCCCGCCGCGCCCGCACTGCCGCCCAGCTCGTCGCGGGCCGCGAGCTCGCCGCGCACGCCGGCCCCGCGTGGCGCCGGGTGTCGGGCATGGCCCTCGTGTCGTTCATCGCCGTCGTCGCGGGCTCCGGTCTGGCGATCGCCGACGTCGCGTCCGAGGCCGGGCCCCTCATGGCCGACATCCGCACCGGGGTGCTCGTCACCCTCGGCATCGCCTTCGTGCTGCTCGCCTGCGCGGTCGGCGTCACCCAGGCGGCGTCGGTACTCGAGGAGCGCGAGCTGATCGTGGGGCTCGACCGCCTCGGCATCCCCGATGCCGAGCTCCGCCGCGCCCGCCGCCTGACGGTGATGGTGCCGCTGCGCTGGGCCGCCGTCGGAGGCGCGTCCCTCGGCCTGATGCTGGCCGCGCCCGTCGTCGGGATCAGCCTGCTCGTCGCCCCGCTCGCGGTGCTGACGATCGTGCTCACCTTCGCCGCCGGGTTCGCCCTGGTCGCCGCCGCCCTGGCGTCGACGCGGCCGATCGTGAATGGGATCCGCCGCAGCGCGGCGTGA
- a CDS encoding ABC transporter ATP-binding protein, which produces MTSSPVLTATGLVKRYGELRALDDVSLTIRGGESVAVMGASGSGKTTLLHCLAAVIAPDSGSVVLSAPGVEARELVGLGEGERARVRRESLGFVFQEHLLLPELTAVENAALPLLLKGLRRPDAERHAAGWLAALGLAGMEDRRIGQLSGGQAQRVAIARAQVTGAPVVFADEPTGALDSTTSAEVLTALLHATTGQGRTLVMVTHDADVARRCSRIVQVRDGRIVADSATEATAPGAGSATATLPGAASLSTGLDR; this is translated from the coding sequence ATGACTTCCTCCCCCGTCCTCACCGCCACCGGCCTCGTCAAGCGCTACGGAGAGCTGCGCGCCCTCGACGACGTGTCGCTGACCATCCGCGGCGGCGAGTCCGTCGCCGTCATGGGCGCTTCGGGCTCGGGCAAGACGACGCTGCTGCACTGCCTCGCGGCCGTGATCGCCCCCGACTCCGGCTCCGTCGTACTCAGCGCCCCCGGCGTCGAAGCCCGCGAACTCGTCGGACTCGGCGAGGGCGAGCGCGCCCGCGTGCGCCGCGAGTCGCTGGGCTTCGTCTTCCAGGAGCACCTGCTGCTGCCCGAGCTCACCGCCGTCGAGAACGCCGCCCTGCCGCTGCTGCTGAAGGGCCTGCGCCGTCCGGATGCCGAACGTCATGCCGCCGGCTGGCTCGCCGCCCTGGGACTCGCCGGAATGGAGGACCGCCGCATCGGCCAGCTCTCGGGCGGCCAAGCGCAGCGCGTGGCGATCGCCCGCGCGCAGGTCACGGGTGCCCCGGTGGTCTTCGCCGACGAGCCCACGGGCGCGCTCGACTCGACGACCTCGGCCGAGGTGCTGACCGCGCTGCTGCACGCGACGACCGGGCAGGGGCGCACGCTCGTGATGGTCACGCACGACGCCGACGTGGCCCGCCGCTGCTCGCGGATCGTGCAGGTACGCGACGGGCGCATCGTCGCGGACTCGGCGACGGAGGCCACGGCGCCGGGCGCCGGTTCCGCCACCGCGACGCTTCCGGGTGCCGCATCGCTCTCGACGGGTCTCGACCGATGA
- a CDS encoding acyl-CoA synthetase: MTTPSSVRSFDLRHVQLARALFAALAAVMVTFSPDHSAPLGLGVFSGFALATGLVFALSAWLVFPRTERATPVLLAVVSILAGLASSVPAWRTTGFFFGVVIAWALLTGLIELLGARRDRRAGRTDGVRDGVLIGILSLVLGAALLLPFQQYTLDYSIAGAGSFTLTGITIAVGLFGGYAAVVAVFLAIAGFSPRRPEAAPALPSEEAAS; the protein is encoded by the coding sequence GTGACCACTCCTTCCTCTGTGCGCTCGTTCGACCTGCGCCACGTGCAACTCGCGCGCGCCCTTTTCGCGGCTCTTGCCGCCGTCATGGTGACGTTCTCGCCGGATCACTCGGCGCCCCTCGGGCTCGGCGTGTTCAGCGGCTTCGCGCTCGCCACGGGCCTCGTCTTCGCGCTGTCGGCCTGGCTCGTGTTCCCCCGCACCGAGCGCGCGACGCCCGTACTGCTCGCGGTCGTCTCGATCCTCGCGGGCCTGGCGAGCAGCGTGCCCGCGTGGCGCACCACGGGATTCTTCTTCGGCGTCGTCATCGCGTGGGCTCTGCTCACCGGGCTCATCGAACTGCTGGGGGCACGGCGCGATCGCCGCGCCGGCCGCACCGACGGTGTGCGCGACGGGGTGCTCATCGGCATCCTGAGCCTGGTTCTCGGCGCCGCGCTGCTGCTGCCGTTCCAGCAGTACACGCTCGACTACAGCATCGCCGGGGCGGGCTCGTTCACCCTCACCGGAATCACCATCGCCGTGGGACTCTTCGGCGGATACGCGGCGGTCGTCGCCGTGTTCCTGGCCATCGCGGGCTTCTCACCCCGCCGCCCCGAGGCCGCTCCGGCCCTACCTTCGGAAGAGGCCGCGTCATGA
- a CDS encoding amino acid transporter, with protein sequence MTDKPTRRDLMKPVQLLGLAFVAALFAGFVTLMSMGFFQTRPAEEIQRALVVAAVAAGATFIVTLVSVALMLLMVDPSKVTATIDRPLLLPTDDQDAAPTGATAATPAAPTPAAPTPAAATPAAAPTSEPASTDPTDAKRPTRSAADGPDGDTTAPKA encoded by the coding sequence ATGACCGACAAGCCCACCCGCCGCGACCTGATGAAGCCCGTTCAGCTTCTGGGCCTCGCCTTCGTCGCCGCTCTGTTCGCAGGCTTCGTCACGCTCATGTCGATGGGGTTCTTCCAGACCCGGCCCGCCGAAGAGATCCAGCGCGCCCTCGTCGTGGCGGCGGTGGCCGCGGGAGCGACGTTCATCGTCACGCTCGTGAGCGTGGCGCTGATGCTGCTCATGGTCGACCCCTCGAAGGTCACCGCGACGATCGATCGTCCGCTGCTGCTGCCGACGGATGATCAGGATGCCGCGCCCACCGGCGCGACCGCGGCGACCCCTGCGGCACCGACCCCTGCGGCACCGACTCCGGCGGCGGCGACTCCGGCGGCAGCGCCGACCAGCGAGCCGGCGTCCACCGACCCCACGGACGCGAAGCGACCGACCCGGAGCGCCGCAGACGGACCCGACGGCGACACCACCGCACCCAAGGCCTGA
- a CDS encoding zinc-dependent alcohol dehydrogenase family protein yields the protein MRAMIMDALAEPLEVREVDAPTAPAGGVVVEVHATGLCKSDWHAWVGHDDVSLPHVPGHELAGLIVEVGDGVQRWSVGDRVTVPFVMGCGACEWCLGGNAQVCPDQQQPGFTQWGSFAERVVLRAADTNVVRIPDGVSFEAAAALGCRFATAYRALTGRARVTAGEWITVVGAGGVGLSAVMIGVALGARVIAVDRTPAALDAARRLGAEHALVADGSDIAAAVHELTGGGSHVSVDAVGSAQTARDAVLSLRRRGRHVQIGLLPTTDGMTSMPMARVIAWELDLLGSHGMAAVDYPEMLSLIESGALRPHDLIERVIGLGEAATLLPGMDSASPAGMTMIDPRRA from the coding sequence ATGCGCGCGATGATCATGGATGCCCTGGCCGAGCCGCTCGAGGTGCGCGAGGTCGACGCCCCGACAGCCCCGGCGGGCGGCGTCGTGGTCGAGGTGCACGCGACCGGCCTGTGCAAGAGCGACTGGCACGCCTGGGTCGGCCACGACGACGTGTCGCTGCCGCACGTTCCCGGTCATGAGCTGGCCGGTCTGATCGTCGAGGTGGGCGACGGCGTCCAGCGCTGGAGCGTCGGCGACCGCGTGACCGTGCCGTTCGTGATGGGCTGCGGCGCGTGCGAGTGGTGCCTCGGCGGCAACGCGCAGGTGTGCCCCGACCAGCAGCAGCCCGGCTTCACGCAGTGGGGATCCTTCGCGGAGCGGGTGGTGCTGCGTGCGGCCGACACGAACGTCGTGCGCATTCCCGACGGCGTCTCGTTCGAGGCGGCCGCGGCCCTCGGGTGCCGCTTCGCCACGGCGTACCGCGCGCTCACCGGCCGCGCGCGCGTGACGGCCGGGGAGTGGATCACCGTGGTCGGTGCGGGCGGGGTCGGACTCAGCGCGGTGATGATCGGCGTCGCCCTCGGCGCGCGCGTGATCGCCGTCGATCGCACTCCCGCCGCCCTCGACGCGGCACGGCGCCTCGGCGCGGAGCACGCCCTCGTCGCCGACGGCTCTGACATCGCCGCGGCGGTGCACGAGCTCACCGGCGGAGGAAGCCACGTCTCGGTCGACGCGGTCGGCAGCGCGCAGACGGCCCGCGACGCGGTGCTGAGCCTGCGGCGCCGCGGACGCCACGTGCAGATCGGCCTGCTGCCCACGACCGACGGCATGACGTCGATGCCGATGGCCCGCGTGATCGCATGGGAACTTGACCTGCTCGGCAGCCACGGCATGGCCGCGGTCGACTACCCCGAGATGCTCTCGCTCATCGAGAGCGGCGCCCTGCGCCCGCACGACCTCATCGAGCGCGTCATCGGCCTCGGCGAAGCCGCGACGCTGCTGCCGGGCATGGACTCCGCGTCACCGGCGGGTATGACGATGATCGACCCGCGTCGGGCCTGA
- the purB gene encoding adenylosuccinate lyase, which yields MSSLPPQPLSPLDGRYFATVAELGDYLSEAGLNRARVEVEVEWLLALTDRSLFGTSPVSDADRTRLRALYEEFGADEIAWLKEKEAVTRHDVKAVEYLVRDRLDTLGLTALAELTHFACTSEDINSTAYALTVQRAVERVWLPKLRSVTAALAELAVEHRDAAMLSRTHGQPATPTTMGKEIGVFAWRLERVIRQLDAGEYLAKFSGATGTWSAHVAAEPDVDWPELTRTFIESLGLGFNPVTTQIESHDWQVELYDRARHAGGILHNLATDIWTYISLGYFTQIPVAGATGSSTMPHKINPIRFENAEANLEIAGGLFGTLASTLVTSRLQRDLTDSTTQRNIGVAFGHSLLALDNLQRGLTEISLAEKVLLADLDVNWEVLAEAIQTVVRAEIAAGRSRITDPYALLKDLTRGRRVGGAELAEFVRGLDIGDAAKERLLALTPAAYAGLASKVVDAL from the coding sequence GTGTCCTCTCTGCCTCCGCAGCCCCTCAGCCCCCTCGACGGCCGCTACTTCGCCACCGTCGCAGAACTCGGCGACTACCTGTCGGAAGCGGGACTGAACCGCGCCCGCGTCGAGGTCGAGGTCGAGTGGCTGCTCGCCCTGACCGACCGTTCGCTGTTCGGCACCTCGCCCGTGTCCGACGCCGACCGCACGCGTCTGCGGGCCCTGTATGAGGAGTTCGGCGCCGACGAGATCGCCTGGCTCAAAGAGAAAGAAGCCGTCACCCGCCACGACGTGAAGGCCGTCGAGTACCTCGTGCGCGACCGGCTCGACACTCTCGGGCTGACGGCGCTCGCCGAGCTGACGCACTTCGCGTGCACCAGCGAAGACATCAACTCCACCGCCTACGCCCTCACCGTGCAGCGCGCGGTCGAGCGCGTGTGGCTGCCGAAGCTCCGGTCGGTCACCGCCGCCCTCGCCGAGCTCGCCGTCGAGCACCGCGATGCGGCCATGCTCTCGCGCACCCACGGCCAGCCCGCCACGCCCACCACCATGGGCAAAGAGATCGGCGTCTTCGCGTGGCGCCTCGAGCGCGTCATCCGCCAGCTCGACGCCGGGGAGTACCTCGCCAAGTTCTCGGGCGCCACCGGCACCTGGTCGGCGCACGTCGCCGCCGAGCCCGACGTCGACTGGCCCGAGCTCACGCGCACGTTCATCGAGTCGCTCGGCCTGGGCTTCAACCCGGTCACGACGCAGATCGAATCGCACGACTGGCAGGTCGAGCTGTACGACCGCGCGCGGCACGCGGGCGGCATCCTGCACAACCTCGCCACCGACATCTGGACCTACATCTCGCTCGGCTACTTCACGCAGATCCCGGTCGCCGGCGCCACGGGGTCGTCGACCATGCCGCACAAGATCAACCCGATCCGCTTCGAGAACGCCGAGGCGAACCTCGAGATCGCCGGCGGACTGTTCGGCACCCTGGCATCCACCCTCGTCACCAGCCGCCTGCAGCGCGACCTCACCGACTCGACCACCCAGCGCAACATCGGCGTCGCCTTCGGCCACTCGCTGCTCGCGCTCGACAACCTGCAGCGCGGGCTCACCGAGATCTCGCTCGCCGAGAAGGTGCTGCTGGCCGACCTCGACGTGAACTGGGAGGTGCTCGCCGAGGCCATTCAGACCGTGGTGCGCGCCGAGATCGCCGCGGGTCGCTCGCGCATCACCGACCCGTACGCCCTGCTCAAAGACCTCACGCGCGGTCGCCGCGTGGGCGGCGCCGAGCTGGCGGAGTTCGTGCGCGGCCTCGACATCGGCGACGCCGCGAAAGAGCGCCTGCTCGCGCTCACGCCCGCCGCGTATGCGGGGCTGGCGTCGAAGGTGGTCGACGCGCTGTAG
- a CDS encoding low molecular weight protein-tyrosine-phosphatase: protein MTASADAPFRVVFVCSGNICRSPMADVVFRRLAEISGLSSRVASSSAGTGDWHVGERADHRTLAVLDRHGYDGSSHRARQFQYADFEHNDLVVALDRSHERVLRGWAHDDDAADKIALLQSFLPDADTLDVPDPYYAGAPMFDEVLGMIERASRALFRQLEPAIRTAG, encoded by the coding sequence ATGACCGCGAGTGCCGACGCGCCCTTCCGCGTCGTGTTCGTGTGCAGCGGCAACATCTGCCGCTCCCCCATGGCCGACGTGGTGTTCCGCCGTCTCGCGGAAATCTCGGGGCTCTCGTCACGCGTGGCCTCCAGCTCGGCCGGTACCGGCGACTGGCACGTGGGCGAGCGCGCCGACCACCGCACCCTCGCGGTCCTCGACCGCCACGGCTACGACGGCTCGTCGCACCGCGCGCGGCAGTTCCAGTACGCCGACTTCGAGCACAACGACCTGGTCGTGGCGCTCGACCGCAGCCACGAGCGCGTGCTGCGCGGCTGGGCGCACGACGACGACGCGGCCGACAAGATCGCGCTGCTGCAGTCGTTCCTCCCCGATGCCGACACCCTCGACGTGCCCGACCCGTACTACGCCGGGGCCCCGATGTTCGACGAGGTGCTCGGTATGATCGAACGCGCAAGCCGAGCCCTGTTCCGACAGCTCGAGCCCGCCATCCGTACCGCGGGCTGA
- a CDS encoding phage holin family protein yields MRFVVRVAVNAFAIWIVTLLPALQVRLIPFAPGEGLQVALTVLVVGLIFALVNTLIGTVVKFVAIPLYILTLGLISLVINGFLLWLTAVITENWDWGLRTGEFWLTAVAALLIGIINAVLGGLLRPRKEERSRR; encoded by the coding sequence ATGCGCTTCGTCGTTCGCGTGGCCGTCAACGCCTTCGCCATCTGGATCGTCACCCTGCTGCCCGCCCTGCAGGTGCGACTCATTCCGTTCGCGCCGGGCGAGGGCCTGCAGGTCGCCCTCACCGTGCTGGTGGTCGGACTGATCTTCGCGCTCGTGAACACCCTCATCGGCACGGTGGTGAAGTTCGTCGCGATCCCGCTCTACATCCTCACGCTCGGACTCATCTCGCTCGTCATCAACGGATTCCTGCTGTGGCTGACGGCCGTCATCACCGAGAACTGGGACTGGGGCCTGCGTACCGGCGAGTTCTGGCTCACCGCCGTCGCGGCCCTGCTCATCGGCATCATCAACGCTGTCCTCGGCGGGCTGCTGCGCCCGCGCAAAGAAGAGCGCTCACGCCGCTGA
- a CDS encoding histidinol-phosphate transaminase: protein MSDEPVLPRIRPEIAALPAYRQGRQASPDAFKLSSNENPFDPLPGVLEAIQGATGINRYPDATAARLRERLAARHGVSPDDVHVGAGSVSLLAQLLLATSGPGDEVVYAWRSFEAYPSLVAVAGATSVPVPLTADFRHDLPAMAAAVTDRTRLIIVCSPNNPTGPTVTHDEFAVFVDSVPADVLIVLDEAYAEFVTDPASVEGDRVRAIIARPNIVVLRTFSKAYGLAGLRVGYAIGHTRVLDAARSTAIPLSVTAAAEEAALASLRAESELLERVTVIAQRRDGLVARLREAGWPVPDAQGNFVWLPAGERAVEVAAAFEEAGLVVRPFAGDGVRISIGEEESLDRIVEAAASVAPR, encoded by the coding sequence GTGAGTGACGAGCCGGTTCTGCCCCGTATCCGCCCCGAGATCGCCGCGCTGCCGGCGTACCGCCAGGGGCGTCAGGCCAGCCCCGACGCGTTCAAGCTCTCGAGCAACGAGAACCCGTTCGACCCGCTCCCCGGGGTGCTCGAGGCGATCCAGGGGGCGACCGGCATCAACCGGTATCCGGATGCCACGGCCGCCCGCCTGCGCGAACGTCTCGCCGCACGCCACGGCGTCTCGCCCGACGACGTGCACGTCGGTGCCGGCAGCGTGTCGCTGCTCGCGCAGCTGCTGCTGGCGACCTCGGGTCCCGGCGACGAGGTCGTGTACGCGTGGCGCTCGTTCGAGGCCTACCCGTCTCTGGTCGCGGTCGCCGGGGCGACGAGCGTGCCGGTGCCGCTCACCGCGGACTTCCGTCACGACCTGCCCGCGATGGCCGCCGCGGTCACCGACCGCACGCGCCTGATCATCGTGTGCAGCCCGAACAACCCGACGGGCCCCACCGTCACCCACGACGAGTTCGCCGTCTTCGTCGACTCCGTGCCCGCCGACGTGCTCATCGTGCTCGACGAGGCCTACGCCGAGTTCGTCACCGATCCCGCGTCGGTCGAGGGCGATCGCGTGCGCGCGATCATCGCCCGCCCCAACATCGTGGTGCTGCGCACCTTCAGCAAGGCCTACGGTCTGGCGGGCCTGCGCGTCGGATACGCCATCGGCCACACGCGCGTGCTCGACGCCGCGCGCAGCACGGCCATACCCCTGTCGGTGACGGCCGCCGCCGAAGAGGCCGCGCTCGCGAGCCTGCGCGCCGAGTCGGAACTGCTCGAGCGCGTCACCGTCATCGCCCAGCGCCGCGACGGTCTCGTCGCGCGTCTGCGCGAGGCGGGCTGGCCGGTGCCCGACGCCCAGGGCAATTTCGTGTGGCTTCCCGCGGGGGAGCGGGCGGTCGAGGTCGCCGCGGCGTTCGAAGAGGCGGGTTTGGTCGTGCGTCCCTTCGCGGGCGACGGCGTGCGCATCTCGATCGGTGAAGAGGAGTCCCTCGACCGCATCGTCGAGGCCGCGGCCTCGGTCGCTCCGCGCTGA